A genomic stretch from Aedes albopictus strain Foshan chromosome 2, AalbF5, whole genome shotgun sequence includes:
- the LOC134286873 gene encoding uncharacterized protein LOC134286873, with protein sequence MGSETAGSAVRFFERILEKMEECVLLTCKPAVEYYSGRHQSWRFWITPEMLKANPTAHLELLNRVPKTSTVQIHPPANTLEEAVQLAVEVREVHSKAGFEIRNWHSNAQQILERVGAENSQETFQTTKSFTAEKSTMAERGLGMLWEPNQDLNELNAGVIGVRLMRSVLENHSLEITKRYFHTDSTVLLAWLRADPRKYRPYVQFRTTEILAETSVEEWRWVPTRLNIADEATKWGSGPSFDVQSKWYSGPDFLWKPECEWPVKKPIVGEPTDELRRMNVHQDMTKDTVIHFNKFSRWEDVVKSLAYLYHFVNRCSAKQRVPTKSRITMLTHQDYVSAEQGLWRIVQAQAFEEEIAALKNVKSPTKTGRLVKSSPLAKLSAFLDEQGLLRMESRIDPKAAYYPYNFRNPIILPKCHRVTELLILRFHAKYGHANTETVVNELRQLYYIAKVRSVVKRVIKECMWCRIYKAKPQAPRMAPLPQPRVMPYVRPFTHTGIDYFGPLLVKQGRSSVKRWVAMFTCLTIRAVHLEVVHSLTIQSCKMAIRRFVDKRGAPQNFFSDNGTFTNAETEWHFNPPSAPHMGGVWERKVRSIKDALKVLACHDKLDDEGLLTLLAEASMIFPVDEL encoded by the exons ATGGGATCAGAAACAGCTGGGTCCGCGGTAAGGTTCTTCGAACGTATCCTGGAAAAGATGGAAGAGTGCGTGCTGCTGACGTGCAAACCAGCGGTGGAGTACTACAGCGGCCGGCATCAAAGTTGGCGGTTCTGGATAACGCCGGAAATG CTTAAAGCTAATCCAACAGCACATCTGGAGTTGCTAAATAGAGTTCCGAAAACTTCTACTGTCCAAATTCACCCGCCAGCTAACACCCTCGAAGAAGCTGTCCAGTTGGCGGTAGAAGTTCGTGAGGTCCACAGCAAAGCCGGATTTGAAATCCGGAACTGGCACTCCAACGCTCAGCAAATCCTTGAACGGGTCGGGGCTGAAAACAGTCAAGAAACGTTTCAAACGACAAAGAGCTTCACCGCAGAAAAGTCGACGATGGCCGAACGTGGCCTCGGCATGTTGTGGGAACCGAACCAGGACTT AAACGAGTTGAATGCAGGAGTTATCGGCGTTCGGCTTATGAGAAGCGTCTTGGAGAACCATTCGCTGGAGATTACAAAGCGGTATTTTCACACTGATTCGACTGTTCTTCTGGCATGGTTACGTGCCGACCCACGTAAGTACCGTCCCTACGTGCAGTTCAGAACTACGGAAATCCTAGCCGAAACATCCGTGGAAGAATGGCGCTGGGTTCCCACCCGGCTAAATATTGCAGACGAGGCAACCAAGTGGGGCAGCGGTCCCAGCTTCGACGTACAAAGCAAATGGTACAGTGGAccagatttcctttggaaaccaGAATGTGAATGGCCTGTGAAAAAACCTATTGTGGGTGAACCAACGGACGAATTGAGAAGGATGAACGTACACCAGGATATGACGAAGGATACGGTAATACATTTCAATAAGTTCTCGCGCTGGGAGGATGTCGTCAAATCCTTAGCTTACTTATACCATTTCGTTAACCGTTGCTCGGCAAAACAACGTGTTCCAACTAAATCTCGCATAACAATGTTGACGCATCAAGACTACGTGTCGGCTGAACAAGGGTTGTGGCGGATTGTCCAAGCTCAGGCTTTCGAGGAGGAAATAGcagcattgaaaaatgtcaaatcACCAACCAAAACTGGTCGCCTAGTTAAGTCCAGCCCATTGGCCAAACTATCAGCTTTCCTCGACGAACAAGGACTATTGAGAATGGAGAGCAGAATCGACCCGAAGGCGGCGTATTACCCATACAATTTTCGGAATCCAATAATTCTGCCCAAATGTCACCGTGTCACCGAGTTGCTGATACTGCGTTTCCATGCTAAATACGGTCATGCCAATACGGAGACCGTTGTGAACGAGCTGAGACAACTCTACTATATCGCCAAGGTTCGATCAGTGGTGAAGAGGGTCATCAAAGAGTGCATGTGGTGCCGAATATACAAGGCCAAACCTCAAGCACCCAGAATGGCGCCATTGCCGCAGCCGCGGGTTATGCCATATGTACGCCCGTTCACCCACACTGGTATTGATTATTTTGGGCCACTTCTGGTGAAGCAGGGACGCAGTAGTGTTAAAAGATGGGTAGCGATGTTTACCTGTCTCACCATACGAGCGGTACACCTTGAGGTGGTGCATTCTTTGACGATCCAGTCCTGCAAGATGGCTATTCGCAGATTTGTCGACAAGCGAGGAGCTCCCCAAAACTTCTTTAGCGACAATGGAACCTTTACCAATGCTGAAACAGAATGGCATTTTAACCCACCGTCAGCTCCACACATGGGTGGTGTGTGGGAGAGAAAAGTTCGCTCCATTAAAGATGCACTCAAGGTTCTGGCGTGCCACGACAAGCTGGACGACGAAGGACTTCTAACACTGCTCGCCGAGGCCTCAATGATT TTTCCTGTTGATGAGCTCTAG
- the LOC134287353 gene encoding uncharacterized protein LOC134287353: MMSASNPNPTMQEGTHSCKNCNRPDNAEDMVACDKCNGWWHFSCAGVQASICDRSWRCPNCSTFCGTIGSENSNASSARLRLKQLEEAKALEDKIRKEQADREREFLAAKHQLETEIEARQSVGGSLRSHESHRSRRSRVGTWVADQDFTIANRAIENHPPQTGKTSTPILTGQVGTGATTKILPPPLNTQTSQHERPTDHQQPSVTPTNEQVSHLSSNTPLGIPKHLLPPTKPSGIPETSFPLVNSSRIAEPDSSHLPNVLGAVHPQSQPAPMSKSVSYYPALPAPPPIYSLGTMAQELASTEGPLRTASRMPPVCPVDNLKPSLCPIKPSLPPMTTSILPPINTSSSHQLPPPPVDPSGSTMPSLHANQPRVMEHRVGFSRHPGNGDPPRSWLNSSQPIIRDASADVGHMPAPPNRIPPQPSCYVAPPQLSQSDPASHSWYQQPMPPYWQQPYWQPQYPVQNSFAGIINPQQLAARHVVSRELPKFSGDPLEWPMFLSAFESTTSMCGIQPDENLARLQKCLVGKAREKVHSILTLPEAIPEIINTLRDECGRPDQLVHCLMSKIRNAPAPNVNKLDTLITFGREVRNLVTYIEAANLQAHLSNPMLLTELVGKLPQSIRLDWGLHTQRIPEVTLKAFSDFVSSMKTAACQVAMPFESNPQDDVVRSGKKKEKSGYVHTHSAEVDTRSSSRTKPEMQQKLCLMCQSGAHRIKNCDKFSSLTIIERWRLVEQRNMCQRCLTCHGKWPCRTSQPCGMDGCGDMHHKLLHPGKPKPAPSGPKGPGSSGVVTTHRSQQHGTFFKILPVTLSHNGKSVTTFAFFDDGSNVTLLESSIADMLDLDGEESSLCLQWTSDVTRKESVSKRVKVCISGDGTTQHLLSQVQTVDNLGLPRQSLNYTELSVHFPHLRGLPIQSYTDAVPRILIGADNARLKLPLKKRERRDEEPVAIKTKLGWTIFGGQRGSHAYNRMMVHVCDCSADQRLHDLVKHFFDVEHLGITAASTPESKEDERARRILQETTRRTESGRFETGLLWRSDDVHFPESYGMAERRLKCLERRLQSDPELQINVEAQIADY; this comes from the coding sequence ATGATGAGCGCATCGAACCCTAACCCCACTATGCAGGAAGGCACACATAGTTGCAAGAATTGCAACCGTCCCGATAACGCAGAGGATATGGTGGCCTGCGACAAATGCAACGGCTGGTGGCATTTTAGCTGTGCCGGCGTGCAAGCTTCTATCTGTGATCGCTCGTGGCGTTGCCCCAACTGCTCGACGTTTTGCGGCACGATTGGATCCGAGAACTCGAATGCATCCAGCGCACGGCTACGATTGAAGCAGCTTGAGGAGGCCAAGGCGCTAGAGGACAAAATACGCAAGGAGCAAGCCGACAGAGAAAGGGAGTTCCTAGCTGCGAAGCATCAGCTAGAAACCGAAATCGAGGCTAGGCAATCGGTAGGTGGCAGCCTTAGAAGTCACGAGAGTCATCGCAGCCGACGGAGCAGAGTAGGAACTTGGGTGGCTGATCAGGACTTTACAATAGCAAACAGAGCGATTGAGAATCATCCGCCGCAAACCGGCAAAACCTCTACCCCAATACTCACGGGTCAGGTAGGAACCGGAGCCACGACGAAAATTCTTCCGCCGCCTCTTAACACCCAAACCTCGCAACACGAACGGCCTACCGATCATCAACAGCCGTCTGTGACTCCCACGAACGAACAAGTAAGTCATCTCTCTTCCAACACACCGTTGGGCATACCGAAGCACCTGCTTCCCCCAACCAAACCCTCTGGAATACCGGAGACATCATTTCCGCTTGTGAATTCGTCGCGTATTGCGGAACCGGATTCGTCGCACTTGCCGAATGTGTTGGGTGCAGTTCATCCTCAGTCTCAACCGGCACCAATGAGCAAGTCAGTGTCATATTATCCCGCGTTGCCAGCACCACCTCCGATATATTCGTTAGGCACAATGGCGCAGGAACTCGCTTCGACAGAGGGTCCGTTAAGAACGGCATCGAGGATGCCGCCAGTATGCCCGGTGGACAACCTGAAACCATCGCTTTGCCCGATTAAGCCATCGCTTCCTCCGATGACAACGTCAATTCTTCCTCCCATCAACACATCTAGCAGCCACCAGTTACCTCCGCCTCCGGTAGACCCCTCGGGTTCGACGATGCCTTCGCTTCACGCTAACCAGCCTAGAGTAATGGAGCATCGAGTTGGTTTCTCGAGACATCCCGGCAACGGAGACCCACCTCGTTCTTGGCTGAATTCTTCGCAACCGATCATCCGAGATGCTTCAGCTGATGTTGGTCACATGCCCGCGCCGCCAAACAGGATTCCTCCCCAACCGTCGTGCTACGTAGCTCCACCGCAACTGTCACAGAGTGACCCAGCGTCTCATTCGTGGTACCAGCAGCCAATGCCACCCTACTGGCAACAACCGTACTGGCAGCCACAGTACCCGGTGCAGAATTCATTCGCCGGAATAATAAACCCACAGCAATTGGCCGCTCGCCATGTGGTTTCCCGGGAATTACCGAAATTTTCCGGGGATCCGTTAGAATGGCCCATGTTTTTGAGTGCGTTTGAGTCTACGACATCGATGTGCGGCATACAGCCGGACGAGAACCTTGCAAGGTTGCAGAAGTGCTTGGTCGGGAAGGCCAGGGAAAAGGTACATAGTATCTTAACTCTGCCGGAGGCCATCCCCGAGATAATCAACACACTACGCGATGAATGTGGCCGTCCGGATCAGTTGGTACATTGCTTAATGAGCAAAATCAGGAACGCGCCTGCTCCAAACGTTAATAAATTAGACACGCTAATTACGTTCGGGCGCGAGGTGCGCAATCTCGTTACCTACATAGAAGCCGCCAATTTGCAAGCCCATCTTTCCAACCCCATGCTTCTAACGGAACTGGTCGGTAAGCTTCCCCAAAGTATTCGATTGGATTGGGGTCTACATACCCAGCGAATTCCTGAAGTCACGTTGAAAGCGTTCAGCGACTTCGTTTCGTCGATGAAGACAGCCGCTTGTCAAGTTGCAATGCCTTTCGAATCCAACCCTCAAGATGATGTGGTCCGGTCTGGCAAGAAAAAGGAGAAAAGCGGATATGTCCACACGCATTCTGCTGAAGTCGAtaccagaagttcatcgagaacGAAGCCCgagatgcagcaaaagctgtgctTGATGTGCCAAAGTGGCGCTCATAGAATTAAGAACTGCGACAAATTCAGTTCACTGACGATTATAGAACGGTGGAGACTGGTGGAGCAACGAAACATGTGCCAGAGATGTTTAACGTGCCATGGTAAATGGCCGTGTAGAACCTCACAGCCCTGTGGTATGGACGGCTGCGGAGATATGCACCATAAATTGTTGCATCCGGGGAAACCGAAACCGGCCCCCTCAGGACCTAAGGGGCCTGGTTCGTCAGGAGTCGTCACCACTCATCGCAGCCAACAACATGGcacatttttcaaaatacttcCTGTGACACTGTCCCATAACGGAAAGTCGGTTACGACCTTCGCCTTCTTTGACGACGGCTCGAACGTAACGCTCCTCGAAAGTAGTATCGCCGACATGCTCGACCTGGATGGAGAAGAGAGCTCGCTTTGTTTGCAATGGACCAGCGACGTCACACGTAAagaatctgtatccaaacgagttAAAGTCTGTATATCAGGTGACGGAACCACTCAACATTTGTTGTCACAAGTACAAACCGTGGACAACCTAGGCCTGCCTCGGCAAAGTTTAAACTACACTGAGCTTTCGGTGCATTTTCCACATCTGCGTGGTCTACCTATCCAGAGCTACACCGACGCAGTTCCACGGATTTTGATTGGTGCAGATAATGCGCGACTGAAGTTGCCATTGAAGAAGCGAGAGAGACGAGATGAAGAACCAGTGGCCATCAAGACAAAGTTGGGttggacgatcttcggtggacAACGCGGAAGCCATGCCTACAACCGTATGATGGTTCACGTGTGCGACTGCTCTGCTGATCAACGTCTTCACGATCTTGTGAAACATTTTTTTGATGTGGAACACCTTGGCATAACCGCTGCATCAACCCCAGAATCAAAAGAGGACGAGCGAGCTAGACGGATACTGCAAGAGACTACTCGGCGGACAGAATCCGGCCGGTTTGAAACTGGATTACTATGGAGGAGTGATGACGTGCACTTCCCAGAAAGCTACGGTATGGCGGAACGAAGACTCAAATGTCTAGAACGTCGGCTACAATCAGACCCGGAACTCCAAATAAACGTCGAGGCTCAGATAGCTGATTATTAG